The following nucleotide sequence is from Siniperca chuatsi isolate FFG_IHB_CAS linkage group LG2, ASM2008510v1, whole genome shotgun sequence.
ttacatttatatgaaagccatttaaaaacacaaataataccCAGGTCTATACAAATGAAAGCTGTCCTGGTTTCCTATCTATGGGTCAATTCAGTCGTTCGGCTaagctagctaagctagctaacgttagctagcagcTAACTCCACATTCGTCCGCCTTGATGATGGCAGCGGTGCTGAGCttatgaacaaaacaaacaataagttACTCACCCTCGCAGATTCTGTACAGGACCGCCTGAACAACCACGACGGCTAACGAAATCCGTAGGTTAGCCATGATCAATAAATTCCCGGTTCATCGCATTAACACATTTAGTTGGCTAACGTTAGATGTGGCGAGGCGCGATGATGACAGCTAAGCAGGCTGTCAGGGCACAGGCTAGTTTACTAACATGCTCCaccagcaggcagcagcacagacacagaggagaCCTATCTACAgcggtgtgcaaaagtgtttgtctccttcctgatttcttattttcttgcatgtttgtcacacttaaatgtttcagatcaaacaaatttaaatattagtcaaagataacacaagtaaacacaaaatgcagtttttaaatgaaggttgttattattaagggaaaacaaaacccaaacctacatggccttgtgtgaaataggaattgccccctaaacctaataactggttgggccacccttagcagcaacaactgcaatcaagcgtttgcaataacttgcaatgagttgtttacagcgctgtggaggagttttggcccactcatctttgcagaattgttgtaattcagccacattggagggttttcaagcatgaactgcctttttaaggtcataccacagcatctcaatagaattcaggtcaggactttgactaggccacttttgcacaccactctatctatctatctatctatctatctatctatctatctatctatctatctatctatctatcagtTTATCTAGGTTAAAGTTCAACATCATGAGGATATACTGTAATAATGGATATGGCAGACATTTCCTGTTCATTAGGCTCTCATTGCTGTAAGATCATCCCCAAATTTATTAGCGGAATGGAAGAAAGGCTGCTTCTGCAAATATGCTTTTGTCAGTGCATTTCTCTCTAATTACCTCCAGCTTCACATACATGTTGTCAGCTGTATAAACTGCTCTATGACAGTGTGAATTGTTGTCTTCAGTTATGGCGTTTGGTCCTAACTGCCTTCAGCCTTTGGACATTAAAGCTacattgattgttttatttttgtttgttttttcttggggggcagcagaacaagatgAAAATACAACATTGACACAACAGGTATTTTCACCTTGGTCTCCTCAAACCCCTGAGAataatatctggctctttagctgttaaatgtgttcaccagctagtcgcttactgtgtcagctgtttggtgctgagcagcacctttcacatttcacatgaaatgtgatccattgttaatatgaaaatattgactagtgcagctttaatgaatGAAGTGATTGAATTGCAGCGTTCTCTGTcctatatttatttgtaatgtcaAGCACATTGAATCCATGCACTCAGAGTTaataaaatcaggaaatatcATATGAATATGTTATTGGCAATATCAGATAATGGCAATAAAACGTAGAACTTAGAACTAGAGGATTAAACAGATCCTCCATTGTGATTCATGtttgctacatactgtacagtatttacaaCTGATTTTTGGCTAgctatttacaaaaataacttgCAGCAAATTCAACacataaaacaatattacaTAACAATACAAATAGGCTATGTTATAgctatgtgtgtctgtatttacaTCTTGCATAGGGCATGGGTATGCAGGTATACAAAAAGTGCAGTAtgtgcctgcctgtctgtgtttcaTGTGAATGTTGAGGTAGATACCATAAATGCTTCTGTGAAACTGAATCAGTAAACATGGGTTTCATGCATTGTACCATAATCATTAATAAGGTAATTTTAGTCTTATTTGATactacaaataaatgaatatattcatggaaaaataaactttttttctaTCCTAACtcaaaatatatgtaatatgcGTCTCAACTTTTAGACATTAGAGGCTAAAAGCTTTGCCTCTTTGCAGGGCTCgtttgaggaagaaaaaaagatctcCTCTCTTACCTATTTTCTCTTTAGGTTCAATATTTGCTGAATATTTCCAAGATATTTGGTTGGAAAGTTTCAAGCCCTGAGTTGAACACATTCTTAAAGAGCATAATGTTCCCAAAAGGGATGATTCATTCAGAACTTTTCGTATAGCCATTTTTTGAAACTCTTAGTTTTTGGCCttcttgttgtctttttgttttcttttctcctttttctctttctcttccttttctttctcagagttcttcttctccttctttttctcatcCTTGATCTCCTTGTATTTCCACTTGGGTGGTTCCAGGAGgcccttttcctttttcttcttcttcttttctttcttcggCGTTGGCTCTGAAGGCCTGCTGACGTTGATCTTTGGTATGCAGCCCGAGGGGAACACGCTGTTCCTTCTTGCCATACTCCGGGGAATAAATGTAGCAGCAACTTTGGTGGAAGCCAATGAGAGGATGCTGCCTCGCCGCATCGTGTCGGCACAGCACATTGGAGCGATGGACTCTGTGGAGTGGATTGTGGGAATGATGTGTGATACAGAGCCGTTACTGTGGCACACTGAGCTATCTTCTAATACCTTCTCTGGGTGTTTCTTCACCAGCTCTGGCACAGCCAGGCGCCTCTTCCCCACCTCAGGAGGGCTCGTAGGGCAGAGTGGATGGCATCCAGTTGAAATTAGGGGACTGTGGACACTGGTGGTCATGCGCACCATGTGGTCCAAGCACCCATTGTCTTGGGGGTCACGAGGAAATCTGAATCCGAATCTGTTTTTGATATGCTGGGTAATTTTTTCCGTGGCACTTTTCTCAGCTGTGGCCTTGGCTACCCTCTCCTTGAGCTCAGGCCACTCAGGAACATAACTCTCACAGAACTGCTCAGCTTTTGGCCGCATATTAAGGCGCCGGAGACGATACCGAGTCTCATAACGACCTGTAGTCAGTGCCCATTGCCGAGCGCATTTTCCTCTTGTGGAGTCTACAGCATGTATGTCAGCCCCTgaaaataaacatagtagaGCAAAGAAATTAGGAGAGTAAgggttcattttaattttaaaatgaataaagcaTTCATTCTTTTTTGTATGTGTCATTCAGATCAGCAGAGAGCcgataggcctttttcatggctgacattttggcttgtcggcaggaaaagcacaggtgtcgTTAATCACATGAACTCTATTCCAGTTTACAGGTAAATGTCTGTATATGTATCTGTAATGTCTGTCAGCATatcagtgagccagcatgcacagcCCAGTGCCTTGAAACTGAAACACCTCATTTGCTTGGcattattaatgattaattacacctgtgcattTCCCATggtaacatgtcaaaatgtctcatgtgaaaaaggcctattggcACAGGTTTATTTAGGTTTGGTGAGATGGCAGCAATTAGGGCTTTACAATAAACCAAATTTACAATCTTACCAACATTATATATGTCATACCAACTTAAATTTACTGATATTGCAATTTCCAATAAAATATCTAAATTCCATATAGCTAAACTGGAAAGAGCTACAACAACCAATGACATCTAATCAGAAGTTCAACCAACCAATAAGCCTACAGTCCAAACCAGAAGTCCATGAACAGGTCTTACTGTAATAATGTCAGCAACAAACATATAAAAATAGTTTTCAATACCCTTATTGATATTTAGGTAAATGTCACAATTTATTATGATACATATCATATTATCCAGCCCTAGCTGCAAGGCAGAGCTGCAcagattagtcaattaatcaattaatggatTGAAAGAATttatcggcaactattttgataatcagttattcatttcagtcatttttcaggcaaaaatgccaaccattctctggctccagcttatgaaatgtgatgatttgctgttttcctttatcatgtatgacagtaaatttaatttcttaAGGTTTTGCAttgttaaataataaacaagCTTATTGAGACATCACTGTGGGCTCCGAGAAattgtgaatttattttttaacattaataatcgagaaaataaacagcagattaATGAATAAAGAAAGTCATCGTTATTAGCAGCAGCCCTACTGCAATGTTAAACAGCAAATTAAGAAACGTGTGCAGTCTACAAATAGCTCTGCAAGTGGCTAATCTACAACCAGCCTGCAAGTCTAGTAAATCAGAGATTACTGGAGGGTGTGTTAAAATGTGATAATGTCCTCAGAAGGATCCCTTAAACCGGTCTGGCGTCACTGGCACATTCACATGCGAACAGAGTTAGCTGGCTTCAAATATGGACAGATAAACCGTGGGGTCAGCTATTCTCACCACCTGTGCTGTAACTGTTCACTTAGAGCTGTAAGAGTTAATGAGCTAATGTCAGGGTTTCAAAAAAGGCCTAATAATATCATAGTACGGCAGCTCCTCTATGAGTGCAACATTGTCAAAAGTCAAAAGTAAACATAATGAATCAGTGAATTTTGTGCCATAAAGTTCATAGCTGTGCCCCTGCTCTTACGTACCAGCCATAACAAGGGCAGCCACGACATCACTGCGGCCGGTCATAGCAGCTTTGATGAGGGCTGTGAAACCTCGACAATCCTTTATTTCAGTGTCTACACCAGGATAGTAGTTTAGGAGGTACATGACTGTGTTGACATGACCTggagataaaaacacagaattcaGAGATCAGATCAGCAGTGTGTCAGAAAATGTGCAACATTTGaaacttcctcctacaatgta
It contains:
- the ankrd33ab gene encoding photoreceptor ankyrin repeat protein, translating into MATAAEDPHLGSGPDEDDVSLSGSESDSDSILSDDSVLPEHMPEITKGRAASTLYQACARNEPVSLRKVLERGVTKEEVMELDNNSWNGLMVACCKGFVDIVYGLHNCPFIDINHQDNEGNTALMIASQAGHVNTVMYLLNYYPGVDTEIKDCRGFTALIKAAMTGRSDVVAALVMAGADIHAVDSTRGKCARQWALTTGRYETRYRLRRLNMRPKAEQFCESYVPEWPELKERVAKATAEKSATEKITQHIKNRFGFRFPRDPQDNGCLDHMVRMTTSVHSPLISTGCHPLCPTSPPEVGKRRLAVPELVKKHPEKVLEDSSVCHSNGSVSHIIPTIHSTESIAPMCCADTMRRGSILSLASTKVAATFIPRSMARRNSVFPSGCIPKINVSRPSEPTPKKEKKKKKKEKGLLEPPKWKYKEIKDEKKKEKKNSEKEKEEKEKKEKRKQKDNKKAKN